atacattttttttttaaaaaaaaaatcaatcttcACCTTCATTAATCATTGATTATACATTAATGAGTACAAAACTAACATATTGAATATATAATAGACATTATCATTGAGATGAGGCTGGTGTAGATGCATACTTATCCTACAAAAAAAGAAGTCCTTACTGGCCAATAATTCAAAGGGGGTATCGTAATGGATGTTACTATCTTTCACTTGTTtgatcctaattgatgttactGGCCAGCCTAAAACATCAcaattaagttttatttttcttatggaAGTTGTAGTCGTAGACTTGACATATTAGTTGTCCAGGAATCTCAAATCTCAACACAGTGAACATATATAATAGAGTATTAGAGACTGATCTATTATACAAAGGGTATTTctacttcatatagttattgtTGTATCTTGATATtgtgaaaaatgataaagttgaTTTTTGGAATATCACAGATTATTCTTATATAGTTTCTAGAATAGTTTAGTATAGAATCTAGAATAGTTATCTTCAAGAAATATATGATATTCTAGGGTAGAAGATAACCATCACTAGAATTTCCTTTGTGGAAGTATCTAGAAGAATTTTAGAACCATCCATGAACAAGTATAAATATGGGTGGTCTTGTACATTTGTAATCAACCCAAGAATAACCCAGGCAAACCAAGAACAACCTAATAAAATACTATTCTTCCATAAACAAGTTCTCCTTTCTAACGTCCTCTTCTTTATTTGAATCTTCCGATCTTAGTTAACAATATTGGGCTAGCAGAAAATTTTCCGAATTATAGTTTTCTTCTGCTATTctctacatggtatcagagtcatAATCATACATTGATTTTGGGTATTATTTCAAGATCAGATTGCTGGTAGATTCAACTAGTTTGTCTACATGAAATTTAGCGGTCGTGTTAATGGACTGGGAATGAAGTTGTTGAATCAATCCAATTACAAGGTATGGAAAACATGTATGAAATCATGTGGTATGTTAATGGGAATGACATAAGTACTACTGTTGAGGAACCGGAAAATAGTAGCATATACAAGAAGTGGGAGCAGGTTAATGTGAAGGCGGAGTTCATACTAAAGAGGACAATCTCCTCCGATTTATTTGATCACATTATAAAGTGTAAATCAGCTCACGAGATATGGAGAACCCTCGATCGCTTTTTCAACAAGAAGAATAAAGCTCGGTTGGAGATATTGGAGAATAAATTAGCTAACACCACTCAAGGTAATCTTTCTATCTCCGAGTATTTTTTGAAGATTAAGAACTTGTGTTCTGAGATATCTTTGTTGAATCCGGAAGAGCTTATTTCTGAAGCACGAAATGAGAAGAATAGTCATTCGTGGATTGAAGCCtgaatatatttcatttgtgaCGTTGAGTAAAGGATGGACTCAACAACCATCCTTGaaggaatttgaaaatttattgtcGTCACAGGAATTACCAAGCTGTTGGCTAGTGTATTTGTCAATGGAGAAGAAAATTCTCTTGTAGCCAACAAGAGAAACTTTAAAGGAAAAACAGGAGATACGCTACACTCTCGATCCTCCGGTTGTTCACGCTCAcctagagagaaggaagagtctTCTAGTTATTATGGTAAGAAGCCTCTCATATGTTATCGTTGTGGCGAAGTAGGgcacatataaaaaaaatttcgacCCAAGGAGAGCAATATGGCTCAAAAAGTTAcccaagaagaagaagagtggGGAAATGTTTAATAGCTGAGGCTCGAGCGATAGATTCCATGATTTGcatcaatcttgaaagagattGGATCGAGGATTTAGAATATAATATAGCTGATCACTTGGAGAAGCAAGAAACTGATGTTGTCGACATTAAGCAAGAAACTTTTGAGGATGTTCCACATGGTGATATGGTAGCTTCCACTGAAGAAATACAAAAAGAAGATCCCGAACAGACAATATTTGAAACTACATGTGCTAGTGACGTCCTTTATAGAGAAATCATTGATGGAGATGTATTAGAAGCGGAAGTATTTGGTCAATCATATGTAACATCAAGGCAAATTAATGGCTTGGAGCAATTTTTGAAAGCAGGTGGAGAAAGTGAAGATCAAACAGAGGAAGAAGTTGATATTAAAGTATTGGAGTCAAACGATATGCTCTTTAAAAGCTCCGAAGCTGCcaaaaaatatatcaagaagATGATAAGAGAATATGACAGTAGATCCTATGTTGGTGTTGAGACTTCACAGGATATTGATagtgttgggaaagacaaggcactaacaaagaatgcctgacaggataacagcggaagaatacccaagtctatactttcccttctcgatttgaaccaagagaagacaaacaaccacaagcaatatgatagtaaggcagcaagtaattcaaccaaacaaatataacaaggcaataataaaccaatcacacaagacaccaagatttacgtggaaaacccttcgatgtgaagagtaaaaaaccacgggaccaaaaactccactataatcaccaagagttaNNNNNNNNNNNNNNNNNNNNNNNNNNNNNNNNNNNNNNNNNNNNNNNNNNNNNNNNNNNNNNNNNNNNNNNNNNNNNNNNNNNNNNNNNNNNNNNNNNNNNNNNNNNNNNNNNNNNNNNNNNNNNNNNNNNNNNNNNNNNNNNNNNNNNNNNNNNNNNNNNNNNNNNNNNNNNNNNNNNNNNNNNNNNNNNNNNNNNNNNNNNNNNNNNNNNNNNNNNNNNNNNNNNNNNNNNNNNNNNNNNNNNNNNNNNNNNNNNNNNNNNNNNNNNNNNNNNNNNNNNNNNNNNNNNNNNNNNNNNNNNNNNNNNNNNNNNNNNNNNNNNNNNNNNNNNNNNNNNNNNNNNNNNNNNNNNNNNNNNNNNNNNNNNNNNNNNNNNNNNNNNNNNNNNNNNNNNNNNNNNNNNNNNNNNNNNNNNNNNNNNNNNNNNNNNNNNNNNNNNNNNNNNNNNNNNNNNNNNNNNNNNNNNNNNNNNNNNNNNNNNNNNNNNNNNNNNNNNNNNNNNNNNNNNNNNNNNNNNNNNNNNNNNNNNNNNNNNNNNNNNNNNNNNNNNNNNNNNNNNNNNNNNNNNNNNNNNNNNNNNNNNNNNNNNNNNNNNNNNNNNNNNNNNNNNNNNNNNNNNNNNNNNNNNNNNNNNNNNNNNNNNNNNNNNNNNNNNNNNNNNNNNNNNNNNNNNNNNNNNNNNNNNNNNNNNNNNNNNNNNNNNNNNNNNNNNNNNNNNNNNNNNNNNNNNNNNNNNNNNNNNNNNNNNNNNNNNNNNNNNNNNNNNNNNNNNNNNNNNNNNNNNNNNNNNNNNNNNNNNNNNNNNNNNNNNNNNNNNNNNNNNNNNNNNNNNNNNNNNNNNNNNNNNNNNNNNNNNNNNNNNNNNNNNNNNNNNNNNNNNNNNNNNNNNNNNNNNNNNNNNNNNNNNNNNNNNNNNNNNNNNNNNNNNNNNNNNNNNNNNNNNNNNNNNNNNNNNNNNNNNNNNNNNNNNNNNNNNNNNNNNNNNNNNNNNNNNNNNNNNNNNNNNNNNNNNNNNNNNNNNNNNNNNNNNNNNNNNNNNNNNNNNNNNNNNNNNNNNNNNNNNNNNNNNNNNNNNNNNNNNNNNNNNNNNNNNNNNNNNNNNNNNNNNNNNNNNNNNNNNNNNNNNNNNNNNNNNNNNNNNNNNNNNNNNNNNNNNNNNNNNNNNNNNNNNNNNNNNNNNNNNNNNNNNNNNNNNNNNNNNNNNNNNNNNNNNNNNNNNNNNNNNNNNNNNNNNNNNNNNNNNNNNNNNNNNNNNNNNNNNNNNNNNNNNNNNNNNNNNNNNNNNNNNNNNNNNNNNNNNNNNNNNNNNNNNNNNNNNNNNNNNNNNNNNNNNNNNNNNNNNNNNNNNNNNNNNNNNNNNNNNNNNNNNNNNNNNNNNNNNNNNNNNNNNNNNNNNNNNNNNNNNNNNNNNNNNNNNNNNNNNNNNNNNNNNNNNNNNNNNNNNNNNNNNNNNNNNNNNNNNNNNNNNNNNNNNNNNNNNNNNNNNNNNNNNNNNNNNNNNNNNNNNNNNNNNNNNNNNNNNNNNNNNNNNNNNNNNNNNNNNNNNNNNNNNNNNNNNNNNNNNNNNNNNNNNNNNNNNNNNNNNNNNNNNNNNNNNNNNNNNNNNNNNNNNNNNNNNNNNNNNNNNNNNNNNNNNNNNNNNNNNNNNNNNNNNNNNNNNNNNNNNNNNNNNNNNNNNNNNNNNNNNNNNNNNNNNNNNNNNNNNNNNNNNNNNNNNNNNNNNNNNNNNNNNNNNNNNNNNNNNNNNNNNNNNNNNNNNNNNNNNNNNNNNNNNNNNNNNNNNNNNNNNNNNNNNNNNNNNNNNNNNNNNNNNNNNNNNNNNNNNNNNNNNNNNNNNNNNNNNNNNNNNNNNNNNNNNNNNNNNNNNNNNNNNNNNNNNNNNNNNNNNNNNNNNNNNNNNNNNNNNNNNNNNNNNNNNNNNNNNNNNNNNNNNNNNNNNNNNNNNNNNNNNNNNNNNNNNNNNNNNNNNNNNNNNNNNNNNNNNNNNNNNNNNNNNNNNNNNNNNNNNNNNNNNNNNNNNNNNNNNNNNNNNNNNNNNNNNNNNNNNNNNNNNNNNNNNNNNNNNNNNNNNNNNNNNNNNNNNNNNNNNNNNNNNNNNNNNNNNNNNNNNNNNNNNNNNNNNNNNNNNNNNNNNNNNNNNNNNNNNNNNNNNNNNNNNNNNNNNNNNNNNNNNNNNNNNNNNNNNNNNNNNNNNNNNNNNNNNNNNNNNNNNNNNNNNNNNNNNNNNNNNNNNNNNNNNNNNNNNNNNNNNNNNNNNNNNNNNNNNNNNNNNNNNNNNNNNNNNNNNNNNNNNNNNNNNNNNNNNNNNNNNNNNNNNNNNNNNNNNNNNNNNNNNNNNNNNNNNNNNNNNNNNNNNNNNNNNNNNNNNNNNNNNNNNNNNNNNNNNNNNNNNNNNNNNNNNNNNNNNNNNNNNNNNNNNNNNNNNNNNNNNNNNNNNNNNNNNNNNNNNNNNNNNNNNNNNNNNNNNNNNNNNNNNNNNNNNNNNNNNNNNNNNNNNNNNNNNNNNNNNNNNNNNNNNNNNNNNNNNNNNNNNNNNNNNNNNNNNNNNNNNNNNNNNNNNNNNNNNNNNNNNNNNNNNNNNNNNNNNNNNNNNNNNNNNNNNNNNNNNNNNNNNNNNNNNNNNNNNNNNNNNNNNNNNNNNNNNNNNNNNNNNNNNNNNNNNNNNNNNNNNNNNNNNNNNNNNNNNNNNNNNNNNNNNNNNNNNNNNNNNNNNNNNNNNNNNNNNNNNNNNNNNNNNNNNNNNNNNNNNNNNNNNNNNNNNNNNNNNNNNNNNNNNNNNNNNNNNNNNNNNNNNNNNNNNNNNNNNNNNNNNNNNNNNNNNNNNNNNNNNNNNNNNNNNNNNNNNNNNNNNNNNNNNNNNNNNNNNNNNNNNNNNNNNNNNNNNNNNNNNNNNNNNNNNNNNNNNNNNNNNNNNNNNNNNNNNNNNNNNNNNNNNNNNNNNNNNNNNNNNNNNNNNNNNNNNNNNNNNNNNNNNNNNNNNNNNNNNNNNNNNNNNNNNNNNNNNNNNNNNNNNNNNNNNNNNNNNNNNNNNNNNNNNNNNNNNNNNNNNNNNNNNNNNNNNNNNNNNNNNNNNNNNNNNNNNNNNNNNNNNNNNNNNNNNNNNNNNNNNNNNNNNNNNNNNNNNNNNNNNNNNNNNNNNNNNNNNNNNNNNNNNNNNNNNNNNNNNNNNNNNNNNNNNNNNNNNNNNNNNNNNNNNNNNNNNNNNNNNNNNNNNNNNNNNNNNNNNNNNNNNNNNNNNNNNNNNNNNNNNNNNNNNNNNNNNNNNNNNNNNNNNNNNNNNNNNNNNNNNNNNNNNNNNNNNNNNNNNNNNNNNNNNNNNNNNNNNNNNNNNNNNNNNNNNNNNNNNNNNNNNNNNNNNNNNNNNNNNNNNNNNNNNNNNNNNNNNNNNNNNNNNNNNNNNNNNNNNNNNNNNNNNNNNNNNNNNNNNNNNNNNNNNNNNNNNNNNNNNNNNNNNNNNNNNNNNNNNNNNNNNNNNNNNNNNNNNNNNNNNNNNNNNNNNNNNNNNNNNNNNNNNNNNNNNNNNNNNNNNNNNNNNNNNNNNNNNNNNNNNNNNNNNNNNNNNNNNNNNNNNNNNNNNNNNNNNNNNNNNNNNNNNNNNNNNNNNNNNNNNNNNNNNNNNNNNNNNNNNNNNNNNNNNNNNNNNNNNNNNNNNNNNNNNNNNNNNNNNNNNNNNNNNNNNNNNNNNNNNNNNNNNNNNNNNNNNNNNNNNNNNNNNNNNNNNNNNNNNNNNNNNNNNNNNNNNNNNNNNNNNNNNNNNNNNNNNNNNNNNNNNNNNNNNNNNNNNNNNNNNNNNNNNNNNNNNNNNNNNNNNNNNNNNNNNNNNNNNNNNNNNNNNNNNNNNNNNNNNNNNNNNNNNNNNNNNNNNNNNNNNNNNNNNNNNNNNNNNNNNNNNNNNNNNNNNNNNNNNNNNNNNNNNNNNNNNNNNNNNNNNNNNNNNNNNNNNNNNNNNNNNNNNNNNNNNNNNNNNNNNNNNNNNNNNNNNNNNNNNNNNNNNNNNNNNNNNNNNNNNNNNNNNNNNNNNNNNNNNNNNNNNNNNNNNNNNNNNNNNNNNNNNNNNNNNNNNNNNNNNNNNNNNNNNNNNNNNNNNNNNNNNNNNNNNNNNNNNNNNNNNNNNNNNNNNNNNNNNNNNNNNNNNNNNNNNNNNNNNNNNNNNNNNNNNNNNNNNNNNNNNNNNNNNNNNNNNNNNNNNNNNNNNNNNNNNNNNNNNNNNNNNNNNNNNNNNNNNNNNNNNNNNNNNNNNNNNNNNNNNNNNNNNNNNNNNNNNNNNNNNNNNNNNNNNNNNNNNNNNNNNNNNNNNNNNNNNNNNNNNNNNNNNNNNNNNNNNNNNNNNNNNNNNNNNNNNNNNNNNNNNNNNNNNNNNNNNNNNNNNNNNNNNNNNNNNNNNNNNNNNNNNNNNNNNNNNNNNNNNNNNNNNNNNNNNNNNNNNNNNNNNNNNNNNNNNNNNNNNNNNNNNNNNNNNNNNNNNNNNNNNNNNNNNNNNNNNNNNNNNNNNNNNNNNNNNNNNNNNNNNNNNNNNNNNNNNNNNNNNNNNNNNNNNNNNNNNNNNNNNNNNNNNNNNNNNNNNNNNNNNNNNNNNNNNNNNNNNNNNNNNNNNNNNNNNNNNNNNNNNNNNNNNNNNNNNNNNNNNNNNNNNNNNNNNNNNNNNNNNNNNNNNNNNNNNNNNNNNNNNNNNNNNNNNNNNNNNNNNNNNNNNNNNNNNNNNNNNNNNNNNNNNNNNNNNNNNNNNNNNNNNNNNNNNNNNNNNNNNNNNNNNNNNNNNNNNNNNNNNNNNNNNNNNNNNNNNNNNNNNNNNNNNNNNNNNNNNNNNNNNNNNNNNNNNNNNNNNNNNNNNNNNNNNNNNNNNNNNNNNNNNNNNNNNNNNNNNNNNNNNNNNNNNNNNNNNNNNNNNNNNNNNNNNNNNNNNNNNNNNNNNNNNNNNNNNNNNNNNNNNNNNGaggcttattagaagcaaacacaggtaaatgcatcttcttgacaaatagaagatctttcatcttgcctttccaaatatgatacTTACTACCATAtaaacacaccattttgctcatatttgcctccatcattcaaaacgacaatcaacaataaccaatgctctaataccactttgttgggaaagacaaggcactaaaaAAGAATGCCTAACAGGATAACaacggaagaatacccaagtctatctttcccttctcgatttgaaccaagggaagacaaacaaccacaagcaatatgatagtaaggcagcaagtaattcaaccaaacaatataacaaggcaataataaaccaatcacacaagacaccaagatttacgtggaaaacccttcgatgtgaagagtaaaaaaccacgggaccaaaaactccactataatcaccaagagttacaatattgttctaaaaaattggccacaaaacaagtgccaaacaacgaccaacaacaaaataagattgcaccaaatctagagaattaaaggagcaaaatcaccaatttcgcagctactgttcacgacagcaaaactgaagctgcaggccaccaaatccaactctgtcagttcctaatcaaagattgagatgaagataatattctgtccaaaaatcagctcaatcggacaagaaacaaagcgggaatcgcaatttgaagttggctgttagggctaaATTTTGACTGCaaaaactgctctctttctctctttttggctgctgaaaaaactctctgtgtatatgaaaataagacctaaataggcttatatttgcctcataagaatgggcctatgggcaaaaatgggttggtccaaattgggcttttatttatccccataggaagggaaaaagacccataacccaacaGATAGTTCTTCTCTCGATAATATAATTGTTGAGAAATTGAGAGAAAAGGGGAGTTTGAGAACTCAACAAGGAGATAATCTACATGGATCAATTAACGGTGAAAATCCTTTATCATTTGAAGAAGGAAGAGGAGTCCGGAAGAAAATGCTGACATTTTTACCAAGACGTGGCTCAAAGCTTCATTCGAGTTCTTCCACAACAAGTGCCGGGTAGTTTTCAAAAATCACTTAAAGGTGGAGtgtgaaaaatgataaagttgatttttgaaatatcataaattattataatatagtTTCTAGAACAGTCTAGTGTAAATCTAGAATAGTTATCTTCAAGAAATATCTAGATATTCTAGGGTAGAAGATAACCAATCACTAGAATTTTCTTTGTGGAAGTATCTAGAAGAATTTCTAGAACCATCCATGAACAAGTATAAATATGGGTGGTCTTGTACATTTGTAATCAACCCAAGAATAACCCTAGCAAACCAAGAACAACCTAATAAAAGAGTATTTATCCATAAACAAGTTCTCCTTTCCAGCTTCCTCTTCTTTAGTTGAATCTTCCGATCTTAGTTAACAATCTTCGGCTAGGCTATGACTGGCGGCGGTACCGAAACCGGGTGAACCGGATCGATAAGTTCCAAAATCGGGATGGAACCGGTACTGTGAGAACCGTTACCGTTCCGAAATCGggaccggaccggaccggtaaGCCGGTAAATTATTTCGTGTTCCGTCCCAGTCCGAAAGGGAACCGGTAGTATACCGGACTGGACCAGTAACCGCGACAGAccgttattaaaaaaaaattaacttatttaaaacttaaagatttaattttttaattgaatataatttttattataataattaaaaaattaaaaatttaaacttcaaactttaaaagttaaaaaattttaaattttcaaatgttaaagttataaaattaaaatttcaaactcttaaagtttgaaaattttaaattcaaactttaatgttataaaattaaaaattgacaatattaaaaactaaatttaatacaacaatattaaaaagcaaattaaggcgaatagcctatatttttattaatatttatttgatattacaattacatttataaaaatattagtagagTATTAAACGATTTAATCTACAcaaccaccttctaggaagggttttGTTTGAATTAAATCTCGAATTATCATACTTTTACTAATAGTTGGTGTCACCATATAAATCCCTTCGTAAATCATTCAACATATCTTTAGTAACATGTTCGGGAATTGATTGAATAGAAAGatcttccattgcttcaatCCCGTCGTCACTATAATCCTGCATTACTTCATCAACGTCATCTTGAAATTTGTTCAATAGTggttcacgacccaaatttcttctctcgGCATTAATCCAATCTCGAAATAATGCTGATATCTCCAAGCTGTTGGCTGCTAGTGAATGCCTATGTTCTCCAAGTTGAAACCTTGCTGCACTAAAGACGCCTTCCGAAGCTACTGACGACGCTTGCATTGCTAATATATCTCGAGCCATCGGTTGTAGTTTTGGAAATTCTTTGTCGCGATTTCTCCACCATGCTAGAATATCTTCAGTAGGTTCTGTATTTTGATTAACATAggcatcaaaatcatttctattatcATGAGAAAGTTTAAGATAATCTTGTAAAAAAGCatcaatattatcttcatcaaATCTACTCCTAGAGCTTTGAGGttcattttcacttgataaatctatattagtattatataaatcatacaattttctagcttcaatttttatgctatctttaacttgttgacaactaggaatttcttctaatacatcattaatatctaagttaaaatacatttttttaaccATTTTTGATGCACCTACATCTTTATACTGAGGGTTTAGCAAACATGCAgtgaaataaatttgaggaataggaatataatattttttaaattttagaatcatTGTTTCAATGGTTTGTTAaaatcttggtttatttttaaatttatataatatagaaGAAATCGTACAAATATCAGGCAAAACAGTACAAATTGATGGACTATAAAGTACAaatattctttttgtagttaagtAAAAAACTTTTTAGGAAATCTATAAGTTCATTTATATCACGTCAATCACTATCATCTAGTCTATATGTCATATCAGAATTATGAGCATTCCAAACCATTTGTAAGTATATTCACAAGCGACTACaattatttcatataaagtATTCCATCTAGTAGCCACTGTTTTTGCAATTTTTCTAGGTggaagattattttcaaaacagcgattttgaaaatctttccgcctagacttaacttgacatttaaatataaaatgacatgcattttcAACTCTCGTACATCCGTTATCATACATATGTACACCATCTCTaaccatcaaattatatatatgtgcagtacacctaatatgataattatcacCGTAGAAAGGACAAAGTGTAGGTTTTAAATATTCAACAGCAGCATTATTACTTGAAGCATTATCTAAGGttatactacttattttataacatattccataactttgtaaaatatctaaaatagtttGAGCAATATAACTACCGATTTTTTGCATTTGACAACAtttataaactaattttttttttcatataccaatttacatcaatccaatgtgcagtaACAGTCAAATAATCGTTACGTTCACACTACGACCCATATCAGAAGTAATAGCtattttacaagtattataataaaataaacaacgaagatattgaaaatgttgtgcatgataatcaaatacaacctttttattgtatttctagcaaaatctttaaaatttgaattatatacgattttaatataatgtataaaaatggGATTTTCAGCAAAACTAAATCGGAAacccataacacatatcattttaGCTAGTTCTTCAAGATCTCTTTCTCTACTATATGAAAGTGGTAAACTAGAGCCACAAAAATTAGACGaatttaattgtgtttgtacCATTTAGAGCCGCCTACTCCTCCATTTTCAGGAAGGGAGGTACCGTTTTTTTAGCTTCCGCTACCGCTTtagcatgcaaaaattcatttttacaacaAGACATTAAATGACTACTCAAATGTCCCGTCCCGCCAGATTTACCAACAGTTTTATGATTTACtctatgtttacatttattacaaatagcttGTGATTTATCTTCGTTTTGTGTCATAAATTGccaaataatcaattttttaacaCTTTCTACCTTAGGCCTAGGATGTACGGGGGAACAAGGGCAGGACAACGAAAGGGAGCGGGACCGGGACCGGGACCGCGAGTATTAGTAGCCGTAAGTGgctcagtttcatcatcatcatcatcaaaagtaggcgtatcagtataattatcaatatcattatcattatcattatcactagGCAAATCCTCATCAAAATTACCAAAGCGACGTTGTAAATGCTTATGATAAGGATCTAATACTGAATTAcaatcaatattaaaaatcgtatcatcaacatgtgtataatcatctgtatttattcttaatatagtagattttttagtttttgatttagaagaactatCAG
This window of the Solanum pennellii chromosome 2, SPENNV200 genome carries:
- the LOC107009891 gene encoding uncharacterized protein LOC107009891, translating into MYEIMWYVNGNDISTTVEEPENSSIYKKWEQVNVKAEFILKRTISSDLFDHIIKCKSAHEIWRTLDRFFNKKNKARLEILENKLANTTQGNLSISEYFLKIKNLCSEISLLNPEELISEARNEKNSHSWIEA